Genomic segment of Desulfomonile tiedjei:
AAACTGTTGCTTGCATGAAGATCAATCGCCGCATACACTTCCATTGGGCGCCTCCTTTGGTTAATGGCAAGTCGGGGATATCACACCCCCCGACTCAGAGGCGCCTTTTTATGATTATCAGGTCTGCTCTTGGCTCATGTTGAGTTGTCATAAGGTCGTGCCACTGCACGGTCTTTTTGCTTTTCTGTGGGTTTCCCGTGACTTTTTTCGGAAGGCCAGCCATAGGCAAAGGCTTTGAGAGGAAACACAATCCAAAACCCGCGTCAGCTTCGGAGACGTTTTTTACTTCCGAAAGGTCACCCTCGCTTGGCAAAGAGCGCTGCGCCGAAGGCCCCCACGATCTGCGGATCTTCATGAATAAGTATGGGACTGCCCGCTTTCTCCTCAAACAAGGCCACCACGCCTCGGTTCTTGGCTACACCCCCGGTCATGGTCACTTTGCCACCCGCGGCCACGCTCATAAACATGCTCCAAACGCGATTGACTATCGCGCAATGTAGACCTTTTATGATCTCATCTTTGGGGTGGTTCTTCGCCACCAGAGAAACCACCTCGCTTTCCGCGAAAACGGTGCACACGCTGCTGATGCCTGCCATTCCCTTGGCCATTAGCGACAAATTACCCATTTCATCCAGACTGACTCCCAATTTCGAAGCCATTACCTCCAAGAAACGCCCCGTGCCGGCTGCGCATTTGTCATTCATGGCAAAATCCAGGACCTTTCCGTTCTTGCCCACACGGATGACCTTGGAATCCTGTCCCCCGATGTCAATGACCGTGGATATTTCGGGGAACAGTCTATGGGACCCCATTGCGTGGCATGAGATCTCAGTAACCCCTTTGTCGGCAAAAGGCAGAGAGATTCGACCATAGCCGGTGCCGACCGTGCATTTTATCCGGTTTCGATCTATGCCTGCTTGACGGAGGGCCTGCGAGAGGGCTTCCTCAGCAGCTTGAGTGCTGTTTGCCTCAGTCGGGACAACGGAGCAGCCTACGATCTTTTCGTTGGCGTCGATGATGACCACGTCCGTGGTAAGGGAACCTACGTCAATGCCCGCGTAGTAGTCCAAGAGAATCCCCGTGTTCGTGCTAGCTTTGCGTCATGGAAGTTGTTATTACCCAGCCATTGCCGATACAGCGCGCTAGCACAGCATTTCGACAAATGCTTCCAATCGGTTCTTTGTCTGCTGCTCGGAAAAGACCCTTGAATCGTTGTGGTCGGCCTCCAGCAGCATGGCCGGAATACCGAGCCCGTTTACCAGTTCGTTGCGTTGGTCTATCTGTCCTATGGAATAGGGTTTGCACGAGCGATCCGAGTGCAAAATCACGCCATCGAGATCGAAATCCTTAACCATATTCTTCATGGACTGGAGCTTATATTGAACAGAACGATTGAGATAGGGCATCAGGTATA
This window contains:
- a CDS encoding 2-hydroxyglutaryl-CoA dehydratase, encoding MDYYAGIDVGSLTTDVVIIDANEKIVGCSVVPTEANSTQAAEEALSQALRQAGIDRNRIKCTVGTGYGRISLPFADKGVTEISCHAMGSHRLFPEISTVIDIGGQDSKVIRVGKNGKVLDFAMNDKCAAGTGRFLEVMASKLGVSLDEMGNLSLMAKGMAGISSVCTVFAESEVVSLVAKNHPKDEIIKGLHCAIVNRVWSMFMSVAAGGKVTMTGGVAKNRGVVALFEEKAGSPILIHEDPQIVGAFGAALFAKRG